From the genome of Odocoileus virginianus isolate 20LAN1187 ecotype Illinois chromosome 4, Ovbor_1.2, whole genome shotgun sequence:
AAAAGAGGCACTTGTTTAAATATACAGTTtacataatttgtttttaatgttgtttaGGTGAATCAGCCCTCAGAAAAGTGGAGCAGAATTCCCAAACCTATTTAAGAAAGATACAGAAAGCCCCTGTCCTCTCTGGCACTCCAGTCTCCAGTGCTCTGCTGTGGGAGTGCAGACAGACCTGGGCTTGAAACTCTGTTTGCATTTTCCTATGGAAATAATGCCACATGCTGGAGTTTGATCCCAGGCTATCCATCCCACACTGAAGTACTTAACTCAAGGTATATAGGTATATCACTAACATGGTTATCATCAGGAAAGTATGTTTTAGTTCCACAGCAGATACAGGAACGAACCTCCAGAGAAGTACCAAAGGTGGCAGCCAGTAGAGCTTAGGTAGAGTTAGCTCTCAGCACTATTGGGTGGGTCACTTTTTGGTCCCATAAAAAAACCTTCCTCCCTGCATCAGTCCCTACCCAGGAGTACTGACAGCTGCTCCACCAGTGGACCTCCCTCATCTTCTGTGTCTAAGACAGGACACCTGGTGTAGACATTCATGCAAGTCCTAAGACAGTGAAAATTCACCACTGAGGTCCTGATCATTTGTTAGGCACAAATACCCCACTTCTTTTTGGATTTAAACAATTAAACCCAACCAAGAAAGAGCAGTTCTTGCTTTTACATGTGTTTACCTCTGCCTAATACTACCCAGTCATGCAGTTATACTGCACacaagaatgtgtgtgtatgtgtatatatacacatacatatgtgtgtatatatatacacccacacaTGTGTATTTTCAAATGGCTATTGtgatttaaattacaaaatatacatatgtacacatttaaaaaataaagatgttgtTCATCATCAACTTCTAGGCTGTCCATCTGCAGTCAGCTCATACCTGTAAAACAGTTGGGTTTGGACTTGTGTTAGTATTGCGAGTGGGTTGTGGCAATATCAGGACAAGTGGCCTAGTCTATCCTACTTGGGCCTGTGGGACCATCAGAACTCATCTCTGTAAGTTGACCAGCCAAGGTTAAGACTAGAGCTTACAGAGAGGTTCTTTAGATAAGTGAAGTCTGTAGGCAGTAAAGCCTGAAGTAAAAGTGATAATGTCCCCCTCCTTGATAAGATATTGAAGAGGGAAAAACTTTGGAAAGAGAATATGGGCAACCACCTGAGATAAATTGAGTAGCAGATTTAATGTGATAAAATGAAACCACTCACTTACCACTGTGAGAAGCCCTTAATCAGATCTTCTTTTGATAAGTCAATCAGTACCTAAACAAGCACAAATTATCAGTTATCTTCCTCAAAACTGCATTAAATGGAAACATATTGGGATAAATGAAACTGATCCTAAAAAGAGCCTCCTTGAATTTTGAGCAATAGCtctttttctttggctttcaATATATAGAACCTCTCCAGAAGGACAGTACTGACCAACCTCAGTGTCCTAGGAAAAGGTGAACTGCTATTTGCAGTTCTACCTCAGGAATTTACTTAACAAATGTTTTAGAGAAAACAGCTTGCCTTTACTTACAAACTGATCCAGAATTTTAAGCAAGACACTCTAGttttctcagcaataaaaatgggACTATCATCACCTACTTCATAGAGTGGGCTTTAAAAAATGAGCGTAAGATAATGTTTAAAATACAACAACTACAGCGTGTACAAATACCATTATTTTTTGTCTCTCCTTCCTGAggattatattttctttacttctgaCTTTAATTTAAAATCACATTCACCAGAGAAGTCTTGACATAATGAGATCCAAGCTTCACACAATGCTGTACTTGTGAAAACAGTACTTAGTATCATAGTAGAGGTTCAAAAAAggcacaaaacaaaaaacctcccaATGAGGCTGTATCTTCCTTAAAGTCAGTTCTGATAACAAATTGATGATCCCATCAAAACTTCAGCAAGGATGTGTTCCCCCTGTGAACTCCAGGTAGCCGCCAGGAGGGAAAGAGTACCAAGACCCCCTTTTGTGCTTACCTTTCCCAGTTCCTTCCTTCTGTGTGAGCCAAGTGGTCTACTATTTTTCACTGCGACATCTAGTGACCTCTTCTTTACTTCATCCatggaaacaaaaaattcaaatctTTAAGGAGCAGAAAGTCAGAAAtgagatttatatattttaattattttcattgaaaatcTCTAGTGTTTCATCCATTTTACTACCTTTAAAACAAGATACAGACTGTCTACTGTTCTAGATACTATAAAGAATCTAGAGCAGTATTAGGTTACAGCAGATACTTGCTGCATCATTATTATAGATAATCACTGTCCTGTTACAAAACCTGGAAGTGTCAAGAGGCCATTTACCCCTCTTGAGAAGTTCCTTGGACTACTGTGCTTTGGGgttgctttctttctctgactctaCTCTGGTTGTCACTCTGTTCAGCTGTCCCTTCTCTCTGAACTGTGCCTGCTCACAGGACCACCTCAACCCCTTTTTGGTTTTTTCTGACCAACTAAGGGCTAGGATGCTGAATAATTAGTTTTGCTGAAATTGCATGGAAGAAAGTGGCTTTTTCCCACTTGTGCCTGTGGAGTAAGGCAGATGAATCTTAGTATACAAGCTTTGTCACATACTCACAAGAGGCCCCTGAACTCCttactttaggattttttttttaatctttaaattttttttaattgagtgaaGATTATTTAAATTCAGTAGTGCTTTACACTTCAAAAGTTTGACATGCATGATTTAATATAATcctatatcttaattttttaaaattgagatataaatgACATAGCATTATTAAGTTTTATGTGTCTAATGATGTGATTTGTATATGTTATAAAATGTCAATCTAAATCACCACATATAGTtacaacaaatttttttcttgtgatgagaactttcaagatCCACTCTCCTTGctactttcaaatatgtaatatagcagtattaactatagtcaccatgctatacattatatccccatgaATTACTCACTTAATAGCTGGAAATTAGTACCTATTGACCCCTGCCATCTATTTCACACACACCCTAATctccacctctggtaaccaccaatctCTATATGTATGAGCttgggtgtttttgtttggttgtttttttcgtatttttaggttccacatataagtgagatcataagtaattatctttttctaatttatttaacttagtataatgccctcaaggtctatccatgttgcaaatggcaagatttctttttttgtttttttgaggaacctccatactgttttccatagctgccccaatttaccttcccagcaacagtgcccaagggttcccttttctccatatccttaccaacacttgatatttcttttttataataaccattctcacagatatgaggtgatatctcattgtggttttgatttgcatttccctaatgattaatgatgttgagcatcttttcatgtacctactaaccatccatatttcttcttcagaaaaatgtctattcagagcctctgctcattttttaattagattttttttttctgtagagttCTGTGAGTTTTAATAtagattttggatattaactgctTACTATATATGATCTACAAGTATTTTTTCCGATTTGGTAGGTTGTCTCTTTATTTTGTTGGTTTCCTTCCCTGTGTTTTAATGTCTCAAGTTGCCTcacttgtttagttttgctttagTTGCCTTTGGTCTTGGTGTCTAATccaaaaaatcatcaccaagactGATGTCAGTAAGTTTAACTCACctaagttttcttctaagagtttcatagtttcagctcttacattcaagtctgtagtccattttgagttaatttttgtgtacagtgtaaCAGTGTAAGATAGTGgtggaattttattcttttgcatgtgactgtccagttttcccaataccacttgttgaagagactgtgcTTCCCCCATGAtacattcttgtctcctttgtcataagttaattgaccatatatgtgtgggtttatttctgggctctctattctgtacCATTGATGTCTCttcatgccagtaccatactgttttgattattataactTTGTAAAATAGTTTGATGCCTGGAGGCATCAGGGAgtatgatgcctccagctttgttcaccttcctcaagattgctttgattaTTGTGGTTCTATGcaaattttaggattttctatttctgtaaaaatgcCATTAGAAGtttgattgcattgaatctatagattgctttgtatagtatggacattttaacattattaattcttccaattcataaGCATAATGTATCTTTACatttgtttgtgttgtctttgatttcttccatcagtgttttaGTTTTCAGACTACAAGTCTCTTACCTCCTTGGTTAGATttactcctagatattttattctttttggtgcagTTTTGAatggttttcttaatttctctgatactttgttgttagtgtatagaaatgcaatggATTTCTGTTTATTAGGTTTGTATCCTGCagttttactgaattcattaaatagatttttagtggcttctttaggattttctttattAAGCaccatgtcatcttcaaacagtgacagttttattttttcctttttattttcttcttgtctgATTACTATGGGTTGActttccaatactgtgttgaataaaccTGGTGAGAGTGCTGGTCTTGTAAAGTGGGTCTGCAAGTGTTTCCTCGTCTacattttggaagagtttgagaaggaatggtattaattctttgaatatttggTAAAGTTCACTAGTGAAGCCGTGTGGTCCCTGGACCtgtttgttgggagatttttgattaaTGATTTAAACTTCTTCCTAGTAATCAgtctgttcacattttctgtttcttcattattCAGTCTTGGTAAGTTGTATTTCTCggaatttatctttttcttctaggttatctaatttgttgaTGTATAACTATtcatagtctcttatgatccttcatatttctgtggtatcaattTTAcagcttctgtttcctcttttttgCCCCTTTTTCCCCCCCCCCTTggtgagtctagctaaaggtttatcagttttgatTATCTTTTCAAAGCTCTaagtttctatgattttttttctgttttttttttattctctattttcactctgaactttattttcttccttctgttaacTTTGGACtttgtttattcttcttcttGTTCCTTGAGATGTAAGGTTAGgtggtttgagatttttcttgtttatgaTATATGCATTTACTATTATGaaatttcctcttagaactgtttttgctacatcccataaattttgttatgttacatttccattttctttgaacATATATTCTTATTTGTCTTGATTTCTTAACAAGATTTTAGTCTTCTTAAATTTAAGACTTGTTTGTGGCAGCCTAgtatatgatctatcctggagaatgttctgtgggCACTTGAGacagtgtattctgctgctttgggATGGACTGTTCTATGTATTAGACCAGTTCATCTGGTCTAGCGAGTCATATACAGCTAATGTTTCCATATTAAATTTATCAGATGATCTATCCTTTGTTGAAAGTAGGGTACTAAAGTAGCctccttcaattctgaatgataaGTTTCCCCAGTAGAGTATTTTTGGTTGGAAGCATTTTCCTTTCAGCAGTTTGAATATATTGTGCCACTCCATTCTGGCCTGAAAAGTTTCTGCTGATAGTCTTATGTTGGGGGCCAGGGGGATGTAattacttgtttttctctcactGTTTTTAAGATTATCTTAtctttaattttagatattttaattataatgtatatGGTATCAATCATGTACTAACAAGAGACCTCTGAATTCTTTACTTCTAGGTTTACATTTAAGATCAAGGTTGCCAAGTCTGCCTTGTAGATAATCCAGGCATATCTTGCTGTTACAATTTCGAGAGAGAATTACTAACAGATTAGGTTTGTCACAAAAGTCAACCTCTTGTGTTCCCACATAGCAGTTTTGACATCCTTTTATGTTAGAGCTCCCTTTGAAGGCAACATCTTTCACTTGTGTGACTGCAGAATATAGGATGGTGCCTAATATTAAtagaaagtgttcaataaatattgaaggaATTAATTCTCTCTCCCAACACTTTCTTGATATCAATGAACTAAAAATGTAGCTTTTGAAGGAACAAATTAGTCTTTAGACATGACCCAAAAAAGAACTCAGTacagctctttttaaaataagtagttATTGATCAAGATAAGCAGAAACAAACATTATTAGGTAAATCATCCTAGGCTGGCTAGCAATATCTTCTCTTAGGATCCCACAGCAAAAAGAAGCAAGCACCTTGTGATCAACTTGAAatcaaaaataagaatattatagATAAGACTTACTACCACAGACTCATCAAAAGCAAGAAGTGTGATTAGATTCTGTCTACTAATTTTGTCCCCAAGGACATGCGTGGACACACTGGGGGAGGGTATCTGTTCCACCTGTGCTTGTTACAGGAGGGAAGACAGGCCAAAGAGCTTGGAACTTTGGAGGACATTTTAGGTCCTTAGGTTCAAGgtatgtttatttatgtttgaAAACAAACATCTGACTAGATTCAAATCTTTTTGCTGCCAAAGGGTATTTGTTTAAAGAGAAAGAGTGTGGGATATTTCATAATCAGGAACGCTTTGGTCCACACAGGCAAGAAAAGTGGGTGGCTGTTTTGCTaaacttctctggcagtcctTTTCTCCCACAAAATGTAGAAGCTTCATGACTATGTTGGTGTCCTGTTCAACCCCAGCCCTTCCCAGCATCTGGCAGTTGCCAGGCACACAGGAGGTACTCAGCAAATGCTCAAGTGGCTGGGACACTCTAAGCGGGCCCCCTAGGCCACTTACGTCTCATCAAACAGGGGCTCCAGGGTCTTCCGCTTCACTGAGGTCTTCTTACGACTTGCCCACCTCCTTTCTGGCAACAAGTAGACACGGACGTAGGGATCAGCTCCACTGCTGGTACAGGGCGTCAGGTTTCTGATTTGGTTTCaaagacattaaagaaaagaGGCCCCTCATTTTGATATACTGAAAGCACTCATTTGGAGAAAGCTGTACTAGCCATACAGCTTTAGATGGCCTTGGGGATAAAAATGCCCTATAATCTagaccaaaaaaatcaaaagtctGCAGAATTTGGAGGACAAAACATCAGGTGCGtggttttaaaaacatgtttttatgaaGTTTGGGGTAGAGCCAAGTACTTTTCCATGTAAAGGAagttgaagattcttgagaaaaTGTCCTGGCTCCAGGGCACCCCAGACAGCTTTGCAGCGGATGTGTCTGAGCAACACCCTTGGTTCTAGAGCCTGTCAGCTCCATCGAGGATCCTGTTAGAGCATTCGAATCTCACTCCTTCCAAGTGTCTACCTTGGGGCTGCCTGCCCCTGCCATTGCTCCAAGCACCCCCACTGATTTTTGGTCACCTAATGCTCCCAAGGGATCTTTCCTGGTCCTAGCATCTCTTTACCTGCAGCCGTTGATTAGCACGCTGAGACAGCGCCGCAGACACACATAGCGCACCGTGAGCTGAATCTCACCCAGCCCCCGATGCCCGAGATCCCCGCCTCTGTAAAGAAAGGGCTTGTCATTTCTCTTGCCATTACAGGTGctagcctctctccccccacccccaggaagcaTGTCAGTTAACAAATTAATTCTCAGTAAGGTTCCTTTTAGTTGGAATTACTTCCTATCCCGCATTCATGTATAATTATCCTACTTCACTGTAGGGAGAGCATGGTACCATAGGAAGAACCCTCTAGCAGCATCTGCCTTTATACTATGATTTCTTGTggaaccttgggcaagttactcaacctttGATAGTAAGTTCTGTCTTTCAGGGTTACTGCGAAGATCCAATTGCTAAGCCCAGAGTCAACACTTAATAAATAGCAGCCACTGGTTATATAATTCCACATTCTTGGCTTTCCATATCATCCCAGTATAAATAACTCTTTAGAATTCAGGATATGTTTTTGCTGTAAGGAACCTTAACAACCAAAGTCCAACACTGTTTTATAGTTGGTATGTAGCTAGAGCCCCACCAGACTTTTGGGCACATGCACTCGTGCTTTCTCTCCCCACATTCTGTGTTCTTTCTATCCACCATGCTGCCTTATGAAACTATTTTGTGAAAAACCAAGACTTGCATAGAAAAGTAAGTTCATATCTACTTTTCCATCAGGGAGGTATTTTTCATGCAggtcattttagaaaatattaagcaGAGAGGTGCATACTCAATGTTGAGGCTGCTATCTGTCAGGTCAAAGCAGGAAGAGGCCAGGGAGTTGAGCGAGGACATGCTGGGAGCCAGCCCCTTGGGTGGCCATGCGAATGGGGAGGCAGGGCATTTCATGGGTCTGGGTGACTTGATGGGCCCTGGAGAGTGggggcctggcacagccaagtagaTGGTGGCCAGACTCTTCTTCCCCATGGGTGCACTGTCCTTGCCTTTGGGCTCTGGGCCCGTCTCTTCAAGCATGGGCTTGGTGGCAGTGATGGTGGCAGAAGTGGTGTTCTTGGCAGCTTGCTTGATTTCAGAAGAAGGGTCTGGAGGGCATGGCAGATCTGTAGGGCCCTCTCCCTGGGGTCGGGCTCTAGGGTCCTGGTTGGTGGTGACCTTCTTAATGAACAGAGGGCCTTTCTTTAGGGCTTCAGGTCCTGTGTATGGACTTCCCAGCTCTCGTTCTTCCAAGTGTAGGAACTATAAGCAGATGACAGGGTTGTTTATGGGCTGGCACAtcacttccactttctccccCCTACTGTCACCTTCACCCCTGGGAAATGGTTCCTTCTCTCTTCTGGGAGGAACAGTTCCCTCAAAACTCCGTTCCTTCCTGACTGCCCAATCCAATGGACTTTTACTCCCAGACCTATCTTCTTAACCTCTCTGCCCTGGCTCCCTCTGACCAAACCTTCTCTTTGCCCTTCTTCCTGCCTCAGTAATTGTCATGAAGACTCAGTTGTGACTCCCTTTTCTCTTTATACTATTTCTGGCTGCTGGAGACCTGACCCATTTACCTTAGCCTTCCTGTATATCACCAGCTGCCTTCTGGATGTGATCATTTCTAGCCACCACCTTATTCACCATTGCTTTCCCCTAAAATGTGTTTTCTATCCAGATACAATCATGTGCATCCAAAGTTTCAAACCTCAGCCATTGTTTCTCCTTCTCCCATCAGTCATTAAGACTCTTCCTAGGAATTTCGATTTCCAGCAATATGGTGatcaaaatattctgaaaaaccTCTTGTTAGAAATGctcaataaaatgaaacaaacatgcATAGCCAAATTCACAAGAAAGTAAGGGAAAtccataggtttaaaaaaaaaaaaagcaaaaaaaaagaaggaaaactggaaaaggttAACTTTCTGAGTGTTATTTGTCAACCTTAGAATCCAAGGGGTTTGGAGATGAGGCCTTGGGTCAGTGTAGGACCCAGGAAGGTGGGATATGTTTAGTGAAAAAGTAGTCTAGGATAAACATTTCACCCACCAGCAAAGACTGATGACAAGAAATATATCTCAGCCTGGACTATGGCTGGTGGGAGATAAAAGTATTTCCTGAGAATATGGCACTGTATAGGTTTGTCTCCTATGAATTTTGGATTCATATTTATACAACCTGTGGGGTCACGAAACCCAAAGTTTGAAAGTTAATATAAAAATGGACTTAGGTTTATAATGTTCCTGAGGTGCCTGGTTGCAGCCAAAGCAGAACTTCCTTGGAAGCGAACAACCTCACTTCAAGTCACAAAGGTAACACTGAACACATGTCTGCAACCCCAGTTACCAAATGTAGAAATGAGTCACCATGAAAAAGCATCAACAGACATCAAAATTTAACTCCCAAGATCTTCAGATAATGGGATTAGTAGACatacattttaagtattttcaaatgattaaaGATAGactagaaacatgaaaataaaatacaacaaagaaaagatattgtagacttggaaaatataaagtgaaaaatgaaaaagtagccTTTGAAATAAAAACCGTGAACAGGTTTAACAGCAGATTAGGCATAGCCAAAGAAAGATGTAGTGGTATGGAGAACAGGTCTGAGGCAATTAGAAGGTAGCACCAAGagataaagagacagaaaatatgaagGTTAATATCATGTTAAGCCATGGAGATAATATGGTCCAATGTAATTGAAGGAAATGTAGAAGGAGGGATTAAAAGATTGGGAGAggcaatatttgaagagaaaatggCTGACAATATCCTgaaattgatattaaaaaaatatgaatccATCTCTGAACTTCTTCACAACACAGGGCAGATACTTAGTGCTGGGGCAGACCACCCCTTGCCCACCCTGGGGTAAATGGGAGAGATTTACCCGAAGCACCAGCCTCATGGAGATGAGGCTGTCCAGGCCTGAGTGGTCCAGCTGGAAGCGCTGCTCCAGAGTAAGGTCTGCATGGGGGAGAATCTGGCACAGGGGGAACTCCAGCACTCCTAGAGCACACTCTTGGTCGTCATCAAGCACCTGGGCAATGGGCCAGTCACAAAACAAGATGATAACCAAGCCCCACCCTCACCAGCAGTACTCTCTTAGCTCCAGCCAAGACTGAGTTTACTTCGGTAAGTATGTTCTGTGCTTCTCTTAGCCTCTGGTTCTGTTCTGAAAACTGGAAATGAAACCTGACTTGGTCCCTGCCTTCAGTCAGGGCAAGAGAGTGACTCAGGGGAGAGGCAACCGTGACCTGTATGAGGCAAGTTTGTCAATGCCTGGGGCCTTCAGGATTTTAGGGACTGATGAGCTGTGCTGCTCTATGATGGGACCAAGTACATCATCATTAATGTCCTGAGTAGATTTCAACCCAGGCCACACTAGgtgctattaatatttaaaaactggaGACTCTGGCAGGGAGTGCCATGGGACTTAAGGGTTTGTCCTTCCACAGCCTCCTCCCCAATGACCTTGGGCACCTGCTCATGAGATGTGGGCCCTCAGTATCCTCTTCTGACTCCCTGGGGAACCTGCTCAAGCCCCCACCCCTCGAGGCTTAGACACCTCTGAGCTCTGTTCCAAGAGCCCAACTTCATGCAAACCTTCAGATGCAGCTGTTCAGCGGCCACGTTGTGCACGAAGAAGGAGAACACCTGGCTCCATACCGGGTCCTTGCTGCGGGGACAGGTCTGGGGGCAGGATAGGAAGGGAGTGCTGAAGGGTTAGGTTGGGCAGAGCAAGGTACCAGTGCCCTCTGCTCTCTGTCCACCCAGGGATAGACCTACACACGCTGCAGCTTGTGGGAGGCACCAGGGCAGGGCAGCCAGACTTGAAGGCGAGGAGAGTGTGCCAGGAACTCTCAAGGGGGCTGAAATCCTACCAGCACTAGAACTCACTTCcccagggaggtggtggggggagggcaagGGGACTTCTGCTGCTGGGGTGATTGAAAGCACGTAGGCTGAGAGCCATGCCTAAGCTTGAACCCTGGTTCTGCTTTCTAGCTCTTGGAGTCACTGATCTCTGGTCCCCAGATTCTTGAACTATAGAACTCTTTTTGTGAGGTTATTTTGAAGACACAGTGATATAAAGCACCTATAATGTGCGCTGGCACCTACTTCAGTGTAAGCTAATTCCCTTCACTTTTGCTTCTCTGCCTGAAGTGTTGGGGTCCCCATTTCCTTAGTCTTTGGCTGCACACCAAGCTATCTTACCTTGCTCAGGTGTGTCATCTTGCCTACAGAGAGCCTGACGTAGGAAGAAGGGTCTCTGCTGACTTTATTCTGTGAGGGGACAAATCCACAAAATAGAGATAGCACCCACAGTGCCAACTTGAGACCCCACCTCTCAACCCTCAGGAGCATCGGTGGGACCTGAGGCCACCCAACCTGCCTCCCTTTGAGAGAAGGCCTCTCTGGTGCTCCCAGGGGCCTGGGTTGTCATCACTGTGCCAGCACCTGGGCTGGGCTGACCCTGTGGGGAGCTTCCAATTTAAAGACAGGAGGTATGACTGGACACAGGGCCTTGTTCCCTAGAGCTGTGGAGACAAGACAGGGTGGAGCTGAGCTCTGGCTTCACCTGAGCTGTGTGACCCAGGCACTTAGCTTCCTGGGTCctatttttaaatggcaataaAAATGGACACACAGCCACCATGGGATTCAGGCATAACGGATGTGGGAGGAGCCCAGTGCCCGGCTCACTGCAGACTCAGTGATCCCCACTGAGTCATCATCCCCAGGCTGTGTACACAGCAGACTGGAAGCTGTGGTTACTCGGGAAAAGGAGCTGTCACttcctttcacacacacacttacccTGGCAAATCTGGACAGCTTTTTGGCTTGATATTCACCATTTAGGTACTCAAAAGGGCTTCTCTGCAGCATGAGAAGAATAGGGTGAATGAGCAACATATGGACATTTGAAAGTGACGGGCACAAGGCAGGGTGTGTGTGACGCTCTGGTCATGTCACCACTCACCGGCAGGTTGCAGGCGCTCTCCAAGAAGACCACAAGGATGGCAGTGGAAAAGCTCCCATGGTCCTACAAGCAGACACAGACCCTCACtacaagcaggagacacagaccaGTTTAGGAGACCCTCTTCACGGCTCCAGACTGGCCATACCTCCCCTTACAATCGAGCTCTTTGTTGAGGCTGAAAATACAACTACAGCATGACAGACCCAAGTCAGAACTGGTGGACTTCCCTAGGAACTGGGCTGACAGGCACTAAGAAATTTTAAGGGTCCCATCCACCCTGTGTGGAGATGAGGGCTGAGGGACACGCTCTCCAGAAGGTGGGGCTGGCCGGAGGACCCTGAGCAAGATCTGTGGCCTcagctccctcctcctcccttctccccacacaCCACTCACAAGTGCCCTCCTCCACCTTTCTGCCCAGAAGCTGACACCCTGCAGTCACCTCAGTCACAGCGTCCGGCTCTGTGATCAGTGAAAGCCATTCCAGCCGCAGGTGCAGCCGCCCGCTCGTTGTGTTGTTCAGCGCAAACCACTGCAGGGGGACAGGGCCAGTGAGACCCCATAAGGCCCTGATAGGGGCTTCAGGGAAGAGGTGAACCAGAGCAGACAGGGTGGACTCTGGGCTAGGAGAGGTGGTTATGAAAGGCCAGTACTACAGTTTGGGGAGGAAGCAATGTGTCCACAAGGAGGGGGTTGCAGGTGCCAACCCT
Proteins encoded in this window:
- the ESYT3 gene encoding extended synaptotagmin-3, producing MPSEEPCAPGAPGTKRAPSRELRLPSQLLPELYAFAARVLFCLAPVYLAGYLGLSITWLLLGVLLWMWWRRNRRGKLGRLAAAFEFLDNERQFISRELLGQHLPAWIHFPDVERVEWANKIISQIWPYLSMIMENKFREKLEPKIREKSVHLRTFAFTKLYFGQKCPRVNGIKAHTDQRNRRQVVLDLQICYIGDCEISVELQKIQAGVNGIQLQGTLRIILEPLLVDKPFVGAVTMFFLQKPHLQINWTGLTNLLDAPGINEMTDSLLEDLIAAHLVLPNRVTVPVKKGLDVTNLRFPLPCGVIRVHLLEAEKLAQKDSFLGIRGKSDPYAKVSIGLQHFRSRTIYKNLYPTWNEVFEFIVYEVPGQDLEVDLYDEDPDKDDFLGSLQICLGDVMTNRVVDEWFALNNTTSGRLHLRLEWLSLITEPDAVTEDHGSFSTAILVVFLESACNLPRSPFEYLNGEYQAKKLSRFARNKVSRDPSSYVRLSVGKMTHLSKTCPRSKDPVWSQVFSFFVHNVAAEQLHLKVLDDDQECALGVLEFPLCQILPHADLTLEQRFQLDHSGLDSLISMRLVLRFLHLEERELGSPYTGPEALKKGPLFIKKVTTNQDPRARPQGEGPTDLPCPPDPSSEIKQAAKNTTSATITATKPMLEETGPEPKGKDSAPMGKKSLATIYLAVPGPHSPGPIKSPRPMKCPASPFAWPPKGLAPSMSSLNSLASSCFDLTDSSLNIEGGDLGHRGLGEIQLTVRYVCLRRCLSVLINGCRNLTPCTSSGADPYVRVYLLPERRWASRKKTSVKRKTLEPLFDETFEFFVSMDEVKKRSLDVAVKNSRPLGSHRRKELGKVLIDLSKEDLIKGFSQWYELTADGQPRS